In Daphnia pulicaria isolate SC F1-1A chromosome 5, SC_F0-13Bv2, whole genome shotgun sequence, a single genomic region encodes these proteins:
- the LOC124340435 gene encoding EKC/KEOPS complex subunit TP53RK-like — MNMKERNFALIKQGSEAKIYSGTFHGKPCIIKERFVKRYRHPHLDREISTQRLKSEVRSLVRCRLAGVHAPTVYCVNVELNHIMMEHITDGVTVKDFIKDPVNQNSLETLVSTIGSTIGLLHSQNIIHGDLTTSNMLIRGGDISKITVIDFGLSFIDHSPEDKGVDLYVLERAMLSTHPNSENLFEIILKYYAKTNKKDGKETLKKLDEIRLRGRKRSMAG, encoded by the exons ATGAATATGAAGGAGAGAAATTTCGCCTTGATTAAGCAAGGGTCCGAAGCCAAAATATATAGTGGCACTTTTCATGGAAAACCGTGCATTATCAAGGAAAGGTTTGTGAAGCGTTACAGACACCCACATCTTGACCGGGAAATTTCAACTCAAAGACTAAAAAGCGAAGTCCGCTCACTTGTTCGTTGTCGCCTAGCAG GTGTCCATGCTCCAACTGTGTATTGTGTTAATGTGGAGCTAAATCATATAATGATGGAGCACATTACTGATGGTGTGACAGTTAAAGACTTCATTAAGGATCCTGTTAATCAAAATAGTCTTGAGACATTGGTTTCTACAATTGGAAGTACAATTGGTCTGTTGCATTCCCAGAACATCATCCATGGGGATTTAACTACTTCTAATATGCTGATTCGAGGTGGTGATATTTCTAAAATCACAGTAATTGATTTTGGTCTCAGCTTCATTGACCATTCTCCAGAAGATAAGGGAGTTGATCTGTATGTTCTTGAAAGAGCTATGCTAAGTACTCACCCTAactctgaaaatttatttgaaataattcttaaGTATTATGCAAAGACAAATAAgaaagatggaaaagaaactCTAAAAAAACTTGATGAAATTCGTCTTCGTGGTAGAAAGCGTTCGATGGCTGGATAA